A stretch of Microcoleus sp. FACHB-68 DNA encodes these proteins:
- a CDS encoding PAS domain S-box protein produces MDNSHVKVLLVEDDEDDYVITRDLLSEIKGKKFILEWADTCEKALDAIARHEHDVYLIDYCLGKRNGLEVLREALNSEQQAPAIFLTGQRDYAVDVEIMKAGAADYLTKGQIDAPLLERAIRYAIDRTQTLKALSESERRLRAIFNQTFHFIAVLKPDGTLVEANQTALDFCKLTHTDVVGHLFWECRWWKQDQATELQTSSSVALTPAQKQLQAAIGRAAAGELVRYEMDLPSATDAIMTIDFSLKPVKDETGQVLLLIAEGRDITERKQSQAALQQLNEQLEHKVQQRTAQLRQANQQLLAEVAERQQTEKALRESEQRFRATFEQAAVGIAHVSPDGRFVRVNQRFGDIVEHTPEELLSKTFQEITHPDDLEVTLDNTRSLLAGQIQTFALEKRWIGKNGSVIWSQVTVSLIRENHSEFIESESIPTALGEPKYFITVIQDISARKQAEAEQQRLAALLEQQARTLDEILSASPDLFYLFDRSGTYTYVSLAGASTLGFQQTEIIGKTWPQLGLPAQKMEIFDTQRQAVFERGLTLRAEMKFPTAKGLRDFEYILSPIHGSDGSVESVVATVRDITDRVEAAAALAEREQQLRAIFDNALDAILIADDAGSYLQANPAACHLFGLSQQQLIGRCIADFTAQNVNFDQAWQIFLQQGQQTGEFRIVRLDGSLRDVEFSATAHILPGQHLSVLRDVTERKHAAEALRESEQRQAFLLRSVPVVLYSAHASGSFKTTWVSENVERITGFPSHQFTDDPYWLGSRLHPNDQQRVRDSFETIVEKGEITVEYRWQCADGSYLWFLDRAVVAPNDSSEVLEIIGVWIDITERKQAEAALQKSQELYSTLARNFPDGAVVLFDQDLRYTLAEGQELETVGLSKQLLEGKTIWEVYPPEHCESLEPIYRAALAGTQTQAEYQYANRIYSAHALPVKNERGEILAGMIVAQNITERKQAEEELRSSEELFRSLGACSPVGIFITDTEGRCSYTNPRCQAICGFTLEESVGTGWTNSIHPDDRERVFQDWSEFTRERREYSDEFRFQTKEGIIRFAHIRSSPLLSDQGQPIGYVGTVEDITERKQAVELLQNSEERFRQLAENIHQVIWMVSLDAKDMLYISPAYEKIWGRTCQSLYEQPRSWFDSIHPDDRAHVLSAFNKSRVGEQYINKEYRIVRSDGEIRWIWARTFPVRNQLGEVYRIAGIAEDISERKLVEAELLNALEKEKELSELKTRFVSMVSHEFRTPLSTIISSADLLEYYFQIWPSENNQKKMEHLVRIQTSVVNMIQLLEDVLFIGQTTAGRLPFNPTVVELTQFCREVVQATQMGSVGQHTLFFLSQNEFIEAYLDPKLLRLLLGNLLSNAIKYSPQGGTIRFELCCQASEIIFKIQDEGIGIPAEDKLRLFEAFHRAQNVGTLPGTGLGLAVVKQCVDLHGGKVAVESELGAGTTFTVTLPLKRLANSVVPIPLNNSTAS; encoded by the coding sequence ATGGACAACAGCCACGTTAAAGTGCTTTTGGTAGAAGACGACGAAGACGACTACGTGATCACAAGAGACTTGCTCTCTGAGATTAAGGGAAAAAAGTTCATCCTAGAATGGGCCGATACGTGTGAGAAAGCTTTAGATGCGATCGCCCGTCATGAACACGACGTGTATCTGATTGACTACTGTCTGGGCAAGCGTAATGGATTGGAAGTTTTGCGTGAGGCACTCAACTCGGAACAGCAAGCGCCCGCGATCTTTCTGACCGGCCAAAGAGACTACGCAGTAGACGTTGAGATCATGAAAGCCGGCGCGGCAGATTACCTGACCAAAGGCCAGATCGATGCGCCTTTACTAGAGCGTGCCATTCGCTATGCGATTGATCGCACGCAAACATTGAAAGCGCTAAGTGAAAGCGAGAGACGCTTGCGGGCAATCTTCAACCAGACATTCCACTTCATTGCAGTGCTTAAACCCGACGGCACGCTGGTGGAAGCCAACCAGACAGCACTCGACTTCTGCAAACTTACCCATACAGACGTTGTGGGACATCTGTTTTGGGAGTGCCGGTGGTGGAAGCAAGATCAGGCCACAGAGCTGCAAACTTCATCCTCTGTAGCGCTGACACCGGCACAAAAACAATTGCAAGCGGCCATTGGCCGTGCCGCAGCCGGCGAATTGGTTCGTTATGAAATGGATCTGCCTTCTGCAACAGATGCCATCATGACCATTGACTTCTCCCTCAAGCCGGTGAAGGACGAGACAGGTCAAGTTTTGTTACTGATTGCTGAAGGTCGCGATATCACGGAGCGCAAGCAATCTCAGGCGGCACTGCAACAGCTGAACGAACAGCTAGAACACAAAGTGCAGCAACGCACAGCTCAATTAAGACAGGCGAATCAGCAACTTTTGGCAGAAGTGGCCGAGCGCCAGCAGACCGAGAAAGCGCTCAGGGAAAGCGAGCAGCGATTTCGCGCCACTTTTGAGCAAGCCGCTGTGGGGATCGCTCACGTCTCGCCAGATGGCCGGTTTGTCCGCGTTAATCAGCGCTTTGGCGACATTGTCGAACACACCCCAGAAGAACTGTTGTCAAAGACATTTCAGGAGATCACTCATCCAGATGACCTAGAGGTGACCCTTGATAATACCCGTTCGCTACTTGCCGGCCAGATCCAGACTTTTGCCTTAGAAAAGCGTTGGATCGGCAAAAATGGTTCTGTAATCTGGAGTCAGGTTACAGTCTCACTCATACGCGAGAATCATAGTGAATTCATTGAATCCGAATCGATACCAACCGCTTTAGGTGAACCGAAATATTTCATTACGGTCATCCAAGACATTAGCGCTCGCAAGCAGGCAGAAGCAGAACAACAAAGGTTAGCCGCTTTGCTCGAACAGCAAGCCAGAACCCTTGACGAAATTCTTTCAGCCTCTCCAGACCTCTTCTACCTGTTTGACCGCAGCGGGACGTATACCTACGTCAGTCTTGCCGGCGCTAGCACCTTGGGCTTCCAGCAAACAGAAATCATCGGGAAAACTTGGCCTCAGCTAGGGTTGCCGGCACAGAAGATGGAGATATTTGACACCCAACGGCAAGCAGTCTTCGAGCGCGGGTTAACCTTGAGGGCCGAGATGAAGTTCCCCACGGCTAAGGGTTTGCGAGACTTCGAGTACATCTTAAGTCCAATTCACGGCAGCGATGGTAGCGTTGAGTCAGTTGTTGCCACCGTACGAGATATTACCGACCGCGTAGAAGCTGCGGCTGCATTAGCTGAGAGAGAACAACAACTACGGGCTATCTTTGACAATGCTCTTGACGCAATTCTGATTGCAGATGATGCCGGCAGTTATCTCCAGGCCAATCCAGCCGCCTGTCACCTTTTTGGCCTGTCCCAGCAACAGCTCATAGGCCGCTGTATAGCAGACTTTACAGCGCAGAATGTAAATTTTGACCAAGCGTGGCAAATTTTTCTGCAACAAGGGCAGCAAACTGGAGAATTTCGGATTGTGCGACTGGATGGTTCGTTGCGAGATGTAGAGTTTTCCGCAACTGCCCATATTCTCCCCGGCCAGCATTTATCAGTCTTGCGCGATGTCACCGAGCGCAAGCACGCAGCAGAGGCGCTGCGAGAGAGCGAACAGCGACAAGCTTTCCTCCTGCGCTCAGTTCCCGTGGTGCTCTACAGTGCACACGCCTCCGGCAGCTTCAAGACTACGTGGGTGAGCGAAAATGTTGAACGCATTACCGGCTTCCCTAGCCACCAGTTCACTGACGATCCTTACTGGTTGGGGTCGAGGCTGCATCCTAATGATCAACAAAGAGTACGCGACAGTTTTGAAACTATAGTCGAAAAAGGCGAAATTACGGTTGAATACCGTTGGCAGTGTGCTGATGGTTCCTATCTTTGGTTTCTTGATCGCGCTGTTGTCGCCCCCAACGATAGCAGCGAAGTGCTTGAGATTATTGGCGTCTGGATAGATATTACAGAACGCAAGCAAGCAGAGGCTGCTCTGCAAAAAAGTCAAGAGCTTTATTCCACACTGGCGAGAAATTTCCCTGATGGCGCTGTTGTCTTGTTTGATCAAGATCTCCGCTACACCCTCGCAGAAGGTCAAGAGTTAGAAACCGTGGGTCTTTCTAAACAGTTATTAGAAGGAAAGACCATTTGGGAAGTCTACCCACCCGAACACTGTGAAAGCCTAGAACCGATTTATCGCGCCGCACTCGCCGGCACCCAAACCCAGGCTGAATATCAGTATGCAAATCGCATTTACAGCGCCCACGCACTGCCGGTGAAAAACGAGCGCGGTGAAATTTTAGCCGGCATGATTGTGGCGCAAAACATCACCGAACGCAAGCAGGCAGAGGAAGAATTAAGATCGAGCGAAGAATTATTTCGCTCTTTAGGTGCCTGTTCGCCAGTGGGTATCTTCATTACTGATACTGAAGGCCGGTGTAGCTACACGAACCCCCGCTGTCAAGCTATCTGTGGTTTCACTTTAGAAGAAAGCGTAGGAACAGGTTGGACGAACTCAATCCATCCAGATGATCGCGAACGGGTATTTCAAGATTGGTCTGAATTTACTCGTGAACGTAGGGAATACTCTGACGAGTTTCGCTTCCAAACGAAAGAGGGAATTATTCGTTTTGCTCATATCCGATCATCGCCTTTGTTGTCAGATCAAGGCCAGCCAATTGGTTATGTCGGCACAGTCGAAGACATCACCGAACGCAAGCAGGCTGTGGAATTGCTGCAAAATAGCGAAGAGCGTTTCCGCCAACTTGCAGAAAACATCCATCAAGTGATTTGGATGGTTTCTCTTGATGCGAAGGATATGCTCTACATCAGTCCTGCTTACGAAAAAATTTGGGGTCGTACCTGCCAGAGTCTTTACGAGCAGCCGAGATCGTGGTTTGACTCTATCCATCCCGATGATCGAGCGCACGTACTTAGTGCTTTCAACAAATCCAGGGTAGGAGAACAATACATCAATAAAGAGTACCGAATTGTGCGCTCTGATGGAGAGATTCGCTGGATTTGGGCGCGGACTTTTCCTGTTCGCAATCAACTTGGAGAAGTTTATCGTATTGCCGGCATTGCGGAAGACATTAGCGAACGCAAGCTAGTAGAAGCCGAACTTCTGAATGCTTTAGAAAAGGAAAAAGAACTCAGCGAACTTAAAACTCGCTTTGTTTCAATGGTTTCTCACGAGTTTCGCACGCCATTAAGTACGATTATTTCTTCTGCAGATTTACTAGAATATTACTTTCAAATATGGCCAAGTGAAAACAATCAGAAAAAAATGGAACATTTGGTGCGAATTCAAACCTCGGTTGTGAATATGATTCAATTATTAGAAGATGTTTTATTTATCGGCCAAACAACAGCCGGCAGGCTTCCATTTAACCCAACCGTGGTTGAATTAACGCAATTTTGTCGCGAAGTGGTACAAGCAACCCAAATGGGATCAGTTGGTCAACACACGCTTTTTTTTCTGAGCCAAAACGAATTTATCGAAGCTTATCTCGATCCAAAGTTGTTGCGACTACTCCTCGGCAATTTGCTTTCAAATGCTATCAAATATTCTCCTCAAGGGGGGACAATTCGGTTTGAACTTTGTTGCCAAGCTTCCGAGATCATCTTCAAAATTCAAGATGAAGGAATTGGCATTCCTGCTGAAGATAAACTTCGATTGTTTGAAGCTTTCCATCGCGCCCAAAATGTCGGCACTCTCCCTGGCACAGGACTGGGGCTAGCTGTCGTTAAACAGTGCGTGGATTTACACGGCGGCAAGGTAGCGGTGGAAAGCGAACTGGGTGCCGGCACGACGTTTACTGTGACACTGCCATTAAAGCGATTGGCGAATTCGGTTGTCCCCATCCCTCTAAACAACTCAACTGCTTCTTAA
- a CDS encoding response regulator, translating into MNQRRRPITILLAEDDPDDRLLAQDALEESSVLSDLHCVENGEELMDYLYRRGQYTQENSPRPAIILLDLNLPKKDGRQALNEIKADPDLRRIPIVVFTTSKTHEDIKTAYDGGANSFITKPMTFDSLVDIMETLSKYWFGIVELPPNGVGDGYGQQPR; encoded by the coding sequence GTGAATCAGCGCCGCCGCCCCATCACGATTTTGCTGGCTGAAGACGATCCAGATGACCGGCTTTTAGCCCAAGATGCGCTAGAGGAAAGCTCCGTATTAAGCGATCTTCACTGCGTTGAAAATGGCGAAGAATTAATGGATTATTTGTACCGGCGTGGCCAATATACCCAGGAAAACTCACCCCGACCGGCAATCATTCTGCTTGATCTGAACCTACCCAAAAAAGACGGGCGACAGGCACTCAATGAAATCAAAGCTGACCCAGATTTACGACGAATTCCGATTGTGGTATTCACAACCTCAAAGACTCATGAAGATATCAAAACTGCCTATGATGGCGGGGCAAACTCGTTTATTACCAAGCCCATGACCTTTGATTCTCTTGTCGATATCATGGAAACTTTAAGCAAATATTGGTTTGGAATTGTCGAACTGCCACCTAACGGAGTTGGGGATGGATATGGACAACAGCCACGTTAA
- a CDS encoding PAS domain-containing sensor histidine kinase yields the protein MINFLTSLLSAGELIHPGQLHLPAGFMPHGMCYLWKPGLVWLHVVSDSLVALAYYSIPITLIYFVQHRRDLPFRWIFWLFGAFIIACGTTHIMEVWTLWHPNYWVAGIIKAFTAIVSLYTAVQLIPLLPQALALPSPTQLALINQNLEKQILERQKSEEALRQSEARYRAIVEDQTELICRFLPEGTLTFVNQAYCRYFGGTQEDLIGSSFCPMILEEDLEKVKAQLNALSKEKPIVTITHRILNSHGEIRTQQWSNRAIFDDQDSCVEIQAVGRDITKLKQAEEVLKAYSAQLEVRNRELQDFAYVASHDLQEPLRKIQTFGDRLKVKYGDVLNVQGRDYLERMHNAAKRMQTLIDDLLAISRVATQAQSFVKVNLATVATEVLCDLETRIESSGGSVDIGELPSLEADPTQMRQLLQNLIDNALKFSRPEESAAVKIRSQLVNQVEETPAGNISYQEFYQITVEDNGIGFEQKYLDKIFVPFQRLHSRSQYEGTGIGLAICRKIVDRHGGSITAKSSLGEGATFTVMLPVKQFKGGNLK from the coding sequence ATGATCAACTTCTTAACCAGCTTACTTTCAGCGGGAGAACTTATTCACCCCGGCCAGTTGCATCTACCGGCAGGCTTTATGCCGCACGGGATGTGCTACCTCTGGAAACCCGGATTAGTGTGGCTTCATGTCGTGTCAGATTCTTTAGTCGCACTTGCCTATTACTCGATTCCAATCACCCTAATCTACTTCGTGCAACACCGGCGCGACTTACCCTTTCGGTGGATTTTCTGGTTATTTGGAGCCTTCATCATTGCCTGTGGCACCACCCATATTATGGAAGTGTGGACACTCTGGCATCCGAACTACTGGGTAGCTGGCATCATTAAAGCCTTTACCGCAATTGTTTCCCTCTACACCGCTGTCCAACTCATCCCCTTGCTTCCCCAAGCACTCGCACTTCCTAGTCCTACCCAGCTCGCGCTCATCAACCAAAACCTGGAAAAGCAAATCCTTGAGCGCCAGAAAAGTGAGGAAGCACTGCGTCAGAGCGAAGCTCGCTACCGCGCGATCGTTGAAGATCAAACTGAACTGATTTGTCGCTTTTTGCCCGAAGGCACCCTCACCTTCGTCAACCAAGCTTACTGTCGCTACTTTGGGGGAACCCAAGAGGATTTGATTGGCAGCAGCTTTTGCCCAATGATTTTGGAAGAAGACTTAGAAAAAGTCAAAGCACAACTAAACGCTCTGAGCAAAGAAAAGCCGATAGTTACTATCACCCATCGCATCCTCAACTCTCACGGAGAAATCCGCACTCAGCAGTGGAGTAACCGAGCAATTTTTGACGATCAAGACAGTTGTGTAGAGATCCAAGCCGTGGGGCGAGACATCACAAAACTTAAACAGGCTGAGGAAGTCTTAAAAGCCTACTCAGCTCAACTAGAAGTGAGAAACCGCGAATTGCAAGATTTTGCTTATGTAGCTTCCCACGACTTGCAAGAACCGCTGCGAAAAATCCAAACCTTTGGCGACCGGCTGAAGGTCAAATACGGAGATGTGCTCAACGTTCAAGGGCGAGATTATCTAGAGCGAATGCACAATGCAGCCAAACGAATGCAAACGTTAATCGACGACTTGCTAGCCATATCGCGAGTGGCCACTCAAGCTCAATCTTTTGTTAAAGTTAATCTTGCTACAGTCGCAACAGAAGTGCTGTGTGATCTGGAAACGCGGATCGAGTCTTCAGGTGGATCTGTAGACATTGGAGAACTGCCAAGCCTGGAAGCCGATCCAACTCAGATGCGCCAATTGCTGCAAAATTTAATTGACAATGCCTTGAAATTCAGCCGGCCCGAAGAAAGCGCCGCCGTTAAGATCCGCAGTCAACTGGTGAACCAAGTCGAGGAAACCCCAGCCGGCAATATTTCCTATCAGGAGTTTTATCAGATTACAGTAGAAGATAACGGCATCGGATTTGAGCAAAAGTACCTTGATAAAATTTTTGTCCCTTTTCAACGTTTGCACAGCCGCAGTCAATACGAAGGCACCGGCATCGGTTTAGCAATTTGTCGCAAAATTGTTGATCGCCACGGCGGCAGTATCACGGCCAAAAGCTCACTAGGAGAGGGAGCAACCTTTACGGTTATGCTGCCGGTAAAACAGTTCAAAGGAGGAAATCTAAAGTGA
- a CDS encoding Coenzyme F420 hydrogenase/dehydrogenase, beta subunit C-terminal domain, translating to MTITTPDSAKHKKAKALKPSSRRPAKELCSECGLCDTYYVHYVKEACAFIHQHIAELEEEAHGRSRNLDNPDDWYFGVSQDMMAARKKQPIEGAQWTGIVSSIACEMLNRGIVEGVVCVQNTKEDRFGPMPVIARTPEEVLAAKVNKPTLSPNLSVLEQIEQSGMKRLLVIGVGCQIQALRAVEKQLGLEKLYVLGTPCVDNVSRAGLQKFLDTTSRSPETVVHYEFMQDFQVHFKHEDGSIEKVPFFGLKTNQLKDVFAPSCMSCFDYVNSLADLVVGYMGAPFGWQWIVVRNDTGQQMLDLVKEQLDTQPVMSQGDRKKAVQQSIPAYDNGVTLPMWAAKLMGIVIEKIGPKGLEYARFSIDSHFTRNYLYVKRNHPEKLEAHVPEYAKRIVGQYKLPES from the coding sequence ATGACCATCACGACTCCTGACTCTGCCAAACATAAGAAAGCCAAAGCCCTCAAGCCTTCCAGCCGCAGACCGGCTAAAGAATTGTGCAGCGAATGCGGACTGTGCGACACCTATTATGTGCATTATGTCAAGGAAGCCTGCGCTTTTATCCATCAGCATATTGCCGAACTCGAAGAAGAAGCCCACGGACGTTCACGCAATTTGGATAACCCGGATGATTGGTACTTTGGTGTCAGTCAAGATATGATGGCGGCGCGTAAAAAGCAGCCAATTGAAGGAGCACAGTGGACGGGAATTGTTAGTTCAATTGCCTGCGAAATGCTGAATCGCGGCATCGTTGAAGGCGTCGTCTGCGTTCAGAATACCAAAGAAGACCGATTTGGGCCGATGCCGGTGATTGCGCGGACACCAGAGGAAGTGCTTGCAGCCAAAGTCAACAAGCCGACCCTATCGCCTAATCTTTCAGTATTAGAGCAAATCGAGCAATCTGGAATGAAGCGGCTGTTGGTTATTGGTGTCGGTTGCCAAATTCAAGCACTGCGGGCTGTGGAAAAACAGCTAGGCTTAGAAAAGCTCTACGTTTTAGGTACGCCTTGTGTCGATAATGTCAGTCGCGCCGGCTTGCAAAAATTCCTCGATACCACCAGCCGGTCTCCTGAAACAGTCGTGCATTACGAATTTATGCAAGACTTTCAAGTTCACTTCAAACACGAAGACGGTTCGATTGAAAAAGTACCTTTTTTTGGCCTCAAAACTAACCAGCTAAAAGACGTATTTGCGCCTTCGTGTATGAGCTGTTTTGATTACGTTAATTCCTTGGCAGATTTAGTTGTTGGCTATATGGGTGCGCCTTTTGGCTGGCAGTGGATTGTGGTTCGCAATGACACCGGCCAACAGATGCTAGATTTGGTGAAAGAGCAGCTAGATACGCAGCCGGTGATGTCTCAAGGAGATCGTAAAAAAGCCGTACAGCAAAGCATTCCGGCATACGACAACGGCGTAACTTTGCCCATGTGGGCGGCCAAATTGATGGGCATTGTCATTGAAAAAATTGGCCCTAAAGGCTTGGAATATGCTCGTTTCTCAATCGATTCTCACTTCACCCGCAATTATTTATATGTGAAGCGCAATCACCCAGAGAAATTAGAAGCTCATGTGCCAGAGTACGCTAAGCGGATTGTAGGACAGTATAAATTGCCAGAATCTTAA
- a CDS encoding glycosyltransferase family 4 protein yields the protein MVSASKLNNLIKNGKKQPPIQNNREDSAVKPVLAIASHEGNPHNPKTWSGTSSNIAKALEDLGISVLGINAHLNRYQKRACTLIHQMSGLGSDFWGGPVFRGESGKIIQRQVKALGCKKVLHMGQLSLPMPKINPGVEHYLVCDRTRNLWNKRSNLEGYTPKMLKIAERLEWESFAQIKHFFPLSQYVRDNLIDYYQIDPSRITVINTGRGSLQPFYGEKDYKNGHILFVAKDRFEAKGGPLLLEGFKIAQQKNPSLKLVIVGQENYKHLNGVIPNLTVHGFIPWGEELQNLFNTAALFAMPAINEAWGLVYLEALATKNPILALNRTSLPEITQNGKYGFLMDEQTPERMAELLLDTFSDPERLQKMGAAGQKHCLESYSWQQTASKIASVMLDIPASKLKAKEFTLV from the coding sequence ATGGTTAGCGCCTCTAAACTCAACAATTTAATTAAAAACGGCAAGAAACAGCCACCTATACAGAATAATCGCGAGGATAGCGCAGTTAAACCAGTCCTCGCGATCGCCAGTCATGAAGGCAACCCGCATAACCCAAAAACTTGGTCAGGTACTTCCAGCAATATTGCTAAAGCACTGGAAGATTTGGGGATTAGTGTTTTAGGTATTAATGCTCATCTCAATAGATATCAGAAACGGGCTTGTACGCTGATTCACCAGATGTCTGGACTAGGCAGCGACTTTTGGGGAGGGCCGGTTTTTCGGGGTGAAAGTGGGAAAATTATCCAGCGTCAAGTCAAAGCTTTAGGTTGTAAAAAAGTTCTGCACATGGGGCAACTATCGCTTCCCATGCCGAAGATTAATCCCGGTGTTGAACACTATTTGGTGTGTGACAGAACTCGAAATTTGTGGAATAAACGTTCCAATCTTGAGGGCTACACGCCAAAAATGCTAAAAATTGCTGAGCGTTTGGAGTGGGAATCTTTCGCTCAAATCAAGCACTTTTTCCCTTTGTCTCAATACGTCCGCGATAACCTGATCGATTATTACCAAATTGACCCCAGCCGAATTACCGTAATTAACACCGGCAGAGGCAGCCTTCAACCTTTTTATGGGGAAAAAGACTACAAAAACGGTCATATCTTATTTGTTGCAAAAGATCGTTTTGAAGCAAAAGGTGGCCCTTTACTCCTTGAAGGGTTTAAAATTGCTCAACAGAAAAATCCATCCCTGAAACTGGTAATTGTCGGTCAAGAAAACTACAAACATTTAAATGGAGTTATTCCTAACCTGACAGTTCACGGGTTTATTCCTTGGGGGGAAGAACTGCAAAATTTGTTCAATACAGCGGCTTTATTTGCAATGCCGGCAATCAATGAAGCCTGGGGATTAGTTTATTTGGAAGCTTTGGCAACTAAAAACCCAATCTTGGCACTCAATCGCACTTCTTTGCCGGAAATTACGCAAAATGGAAAATATGGGTTTTTGATGGATGAGCAAACACCCGAAAGAATGGCAGAGTTACTGCTAGACACGTTTTCTGATCCTGAAAGATTGCAGAAAATGGGGGCTGCCGGTCAGAAGCATTGTCTCGAATCTTATTCATGGCAACAAACGGCTAGCAAAATTGCCAGCGTGATGCTAGATATTCCCGCTTCAAAGTTGAAAGCAAAAGAGTTCACTTTGGTTTGA
- a CDS encoding 16S rRNA (cytosine(967)-C(5))-methyltransferase, translated as MHNSRQLAFLALRDVHRQGAFTDVALDKWLQKASAGAEPPMPADRRLATEIVYGCVRRQRTLDALIDQLAKKKADRQPPDLRTILHIGLYQLRYLTQIPAAAAVDTTVQLAKQNSLTGLSGFVNGLLRQYLRLLQDEAGTEDSSFQNDPLQLPADPLQRLGVLHSYPDWMIQSWLDRLGFAETEQLCEWFNTSPTIDLRVNILRSSIEEVEAALQSAGVPISRVPHLPQALRLTSGAGAIQNLPGFSEGWWTVQDSSAQMVSYLLDPQPGDVVIDACAAPGGKTTHIAELMGDTGTIWACDRANSRLKKVKENAERIGLKSIQICAGDSRNFPQFTHLANRVLLDAPCSGLGTLHRRTDARWRQTPENIQELSQLQGQLLEQVAGWVKTGGVLVYATCTVHPLENEQVIETFLGRHSNWNIELPAANFPVPPTPEGWVKVWPHRYQMDGFFMVRLKREKD; from the coding sequence ATGCACAATTCACGTCAACTCGCATTTCTCGCACTCCGGGATGTACACCGGCAGGGTGCTTTTACCGATGTTGCCCTTGACAAATGGCTGCAAAAAGCCAGCGCTGGGGCAGAACCTCCGATGCCGGCTGATCGGCGATTAGCCACGGAAATCGTCTATGGTTGTGTCAGAAGACAGCGGACTCTTGATGCTCTCATCGACCAACTCGCTAAAAAGAAAGCTGATCGGCAACCGCCTGATCTCCGCACAATTTTGCACATTGGGTTGTACCAACTGCGCTATCTAACTCAGATTCCTGCCGCAGCGGCAGTTGATACCACGGTGCAGCTAGCTAAGCAAAATTCATTAACAGGTCTTTCAGGATTTGTCAATGGGTTGCTGCGGCAATACTTACGTCTTCTCCAAGATGAAGCCGGCACTGAGGATTCCTCGTTTCAAAACGATCCACTGCAACTGCCGGCAGATCCGCTACAGCGTTTGGGCGTCTTGCACAGTTATCCCGACTGGATGATTCAAAGTTGGCTAGACAGATTGGGTTTTGCAGAAACAGAACAGCTCTGTGAGTGGTTCAACACTTCCCCAACCATTGATCTGCGTGTTAATATCTTACGCTCCTCGATAGAAGAAGTGGAGGCAGCGCTGCAAAGCGCCGGCGTGCCGATCAGTCGCGTCCCCCATTTACCGCAAGCCTTAAGATTAACCAGTGGTGCCGGTGCGATTCAAAATTTGCCGGGATTTAGTGAAGGATGGTGGACTGTTCAAGATAGCAGCGCCCAGATGGTTAGCTATTTGCTCGACCCACAACCGGGAGACGTGGTAATTGATGCGTGCGCCGCACCCGGAGGCAAAACAACCCACATCGCAGAATTGATGGGCGACACCGGCACGATTTGGGCGTGTGATCGAGCGAATTCCCGACTTAAAAAAGTTAAAGAAAATGCTGAGCGGATCGGGCTAAAATCAATTCAAATTTGTGCCGGCGACAGTCGCAACTTTCCCCAATTTACTCATTTAGCCAACCGTGTCTTACTCGATGCCCCGTGTTCGGGTTTGGGAACCCTACACCGGCGAACCGATGCCCGGTGGCGTCAGACACCGGAAAACATCCAAGAACTCTCTCAACTTCAGGGACAACTGCTTGAACAAGTTGCCGGCTGGGTTAAAACCGGCGGCGTTCTGGTTTATGCGACGTGCACCGTGCATCCCTTGGAAAATGAACAGGTTATTGAAACATTTCTAGGGCGTCATTCTAACTGGAATATTGAGCTGCCGGCTGCAAATTTTCCCGTTCCACCCACCCCAGAAGGTTGGGTGAAAGTTTGGCCCCACCGCTATCAAATGGACGGGTTTTTTATGGTGCGATTGAAGCGTGAAAAAGACTGA
- a CDS encoding TerB family tellurite resistance protein, with product MADNSSAKQLVKILIGAAWIDGQIQPEERRHLQQVAKDKGFADDAEIQLLLFEFRTVEPKECYQWIREYLGEHPTSEDFHDLIEAINAVVYSDGLVAMEEARLLTNIKLIDPASASSEPAFNNVLKAVQQLYQRWLGYQN from the coding sequence ATGGCAGACAACTCTAGTGCCAAACAACTCGTCAAAATCCTGATTGGTGCCGCTTGGATTGACGGGCAAATCCAGCCAGAAGAACGCAGACATCTCCAGCAGGTGGCTAAAGACAAGGGTTTCGCTGACGATGCCGAGATTCAGCTACTGCTGTTTGAATTCAGAACTGTAGAGCCAAAAGAGTGCTACCAGTGGATTAGAGAATATCTGGGCGAACACCCCACATCTGAAGACTTTCACGACTTAATTGAAGCGATTAACGCGGTTGTTTATAGCGATGGGTTGGTAGCGATGGAAGAAGCAAGGCTTCTGACAAACATTAAGCTGATCGATCCTGCCAGCGCTTCATCTGAGCCGGCCTTCAATAACGTATTAAAAGCCGTTCAACAGCTTTACCAGCGCTGGCTTGGCTATCAAAATTAA